The proteins below come from a single Numenius arquata chromosome 19, bNumArq3.hap1.1, whole genome shotgun sequence genomic window:
- the ADAMTSL2 gene encoding ADAMTS-like protein 2, with amino-acid sequence MKTKCKASLSHLSPGSPAKRSGLPLINGSASWKVSFACWTSTLGRSQSGVGDLEALWMKISKWRWSSISISARSQLKGTLALLLVGNVAFVIAQDLAQTSNSLEEGADVTAYWWGEWTKWTACTRTCGGGVKSQERHCLRQRSALRTEGAFERSSVHHLTPMCITAEHINGNLYILQAFTWLLGDLQNNVLTLMLSCWGAQANDYVHISSKPCDLHCTTVDGQRQLMVQARDGTSCKYTDFRGVCVSGKCEPIGCDGILFSTHTLDKCGVCQGDGSSCTHVTGSYRKGNSHLGYSLVTHIPAGARDIQIVERKKSADVLAVADEAGYYFFNGNYKVDSPKNFNIAGTVFKYRRPMDVYETGIEYIVAQGPTNQGLNIMVWNQNGKNPSITFEYILLRKPHSKNLQPIYYTFSESDSEESREFDGDVPLGFIQHNATYFGKISRERIDLENQVFGRQDTEEDLNLSKGQETNEVYERAETIDCEPKLKGKQPQDSNVTRSTYQTDHDDRDFDPRFTSREFLSENAITDKLLDKTSDSKELMLNMTMNSIFSQGDPINSVGPHIDSLYVDYEDTDGVVTYTINSTYMELSNGKAINTSAETPFSNATVTMTSPQGNRTHKARNRLKLLRKGQGVSAADMYRWKLSSHEPCSSTCTTGVMSTYAMCVRYDGIEVDDTYCDAMTRPEPVHEFCAGRECQPRWETSSWSECSRTCGEGYQFRIVRCWKMISPGFDSSVYSDLCESADITRPDERKVCKNPACGPQWEMSEWSECSARCGERSVVTRDIRCSEDEKLCDASARPLAEKNCTGPPCDRQWTVSDWGPCSGGCGQGRMIRHVYCKTSDGRVVPESQCNLETKPLAIHPCGDKNCPSHWLAQDWERCNTTCGRGVKKRIVLCLEIVNGKIKTRNPADCDVAKKPVEETTCFERPCFKWYTTPWSECTKTCGIGVRMRDVKCYQGKDIVRGCDPLVKPVGKQTCDLQPCPTEPPDDSCQDQAGTNCALAIKVNLCSHWYYSKACCRSCRAPHS; translated from the exons ATGAAAACCAAGTGTAAGGCAAGTCTCAGCCACCTGTCCCCGGGATCCCCAGCCAAGCGCTCTGGGCTTCCATTAATCAATGGATCTGCCTCTTGGAAAGTGTCTTTTGCATGCTGGACCTCTACCCTGGGGCGATCGCAAAGCGGAGTTGGGGACCTGGAAGCCCTCTG GATGAAGATATCTAAGTGGAGGTGGAGCAGCATCTCCATCAGTGCGCGGTCCCAGCTGAAAGGCACTCTGGCCCTTCTTCTCGTGGGCAACGTCGCCTTTGTGATCGCTCAG GACCTGGCGCAGACCTCCAACAGCCTGGAGGAAGGGGCAGACGTCACTGCATACTGGTGGGGCGAGTGGACCAAGTGGACGGCGTGCACCAGGACCTGCGGGGGAGGCGTCAAGTCCCAGGAGAGGCACTGCCTGCGGCAGAG GAGTGCCCTGCGAACGGAAGGAGCTTTCGAGAGGAGCAGTGTTCATCATTTAACTCCCATGTGTATAACGGCAGAACATATCAATGGAAACCTTTATATCCTG cagGCGTTCACGTGGCTCCTGGGGGATTTGCAGAATAATGTTTTGACATTGATGCTGTCTTGCTGGGGCGCGCAGGCCA ATGACTATGTTCACATTTCTAGCAAGCCCTGTGACCTCCATTGCACCACTGTGGATGGTCAGAGACAGTTAATGGTTCAGGCTCGGGATGGAACATCCTGCAAATACACTGATTTCCGAGGGGTTTGCGTGTCTGGAAAATGTGAG CCAATTGGGTGCGATGGCATTCTCTTTTCCACCCACACCTTGGATAAATGTGGAGTTTGCCAAGGAGATGGGAGCAGCTGTACTCACGTGACCGGCAGTTACCGGAAAGGAAATTCTCATCTTG GCTATTCTCTGGTAACGCACATTCCTGCTGGAGCGAGGGATATCCAGATAGTGGAACGGAAAAAATCTGCAGATGTTCTGG CTGTGGCTGATGAAGCCGGCTACTATTTCTTCAATGGGAACTACAAAGTTGACAGTCCGAAGAACTTCAACATTGCAGGCACGGTCTTCAAGTACCGCAGGCCCATGGATGTTTATGAGACCGGCATAGAGTACATTGTCGCACAAGGACCGACAAATCAAGGGTTGAATATAATG GTCTGGAATCAAAATGGCAAGAATCCATCCATCACATTTGAGTACATCCTCCTGAGGAAGCCACACTCAAAAAATCTGCAGCCCATCTACTACACCTTCTCCGAGTCAGATAGTGAAGAAAGCAGAGAGTTCGATGGAGACGTGCCATTGGGTTTTATCCAGCACAACGCAACCTATTTTgggaaaatctccagggaaaggATAGACTTGGAGAACCAGGTGTTTGGAAGGCAGGACACGGAGGAAGATTTAAACTTGAGCAAAGGTCAGGAAACCAATGAGGTCTATGAAAGAGCAGAAACAATTGACTGTGAGCCAAAACTGAAGGGCAAACAACCCCAAG ATTCAAACGTAACCAGGTCTACTTACCAGACAGACCATGACGACAGAGACTTTGACCCCAGGTTCACCTCCAGGGAATTCCTTTCGGAGAACGCCATCACGGACAAGCTGCTGGACAAGACCTCGGACTCCAAGGAGTTGATGCTCAATATGACCATGAACAGCATCTTTTCCCAGGGAGACCCAATCAACTCTGTGGGGCCACACATTGACAGTCTCTATGTTGACTATGAGGACACTGATGGCGTTGTGACCTACACCATTAATAGCACCTACATGGAGCTGAGCAATGGCAAAGCCATCAACACGTCTGCAGAGACACCGTTTTCAAATGCCACTGTCACCATGACCAGCCCTCAAGGGAACAGAACCCACAAAGCAAG AAACAGATTGAAGTTGTTAAGAAAGGGCCAAGGTGTGAGTGCTGCTGACATGTACAGGTGGAAGCTTTCCTCCCATGAACCCTGCAGCTCTACATGTACCACAG GAGTGATGTCCACGTATGCTATGTGTGTTCGCTATGATGGGATCGAAGTGGATGATACGTACTGTGATGCCATGACCCGTCCCGAGCCCGTCCATGAGTTCTGTGCTGGGAGAGAGTGCCAGCCAAG GTGGGAGACGAGCAGCTGGAGCGAGTGCTcccgcacctgtggggagggctACCAGTTCCGCATCGTCCGCTGCTGGAAGATGATCTCTCCGGGGTTCGACAGCTCCGTCTACAGTGACCTCTGCGAGTCCGCTGACATCACCCGGCCGGACGAGCGCAAGGTCTGCAAGAACCCAGCCTGCGGCCCCCAGTGGGAGATGTCAGAGTGGTCTGAG TGCTCAGCCCGGTGTGGAGAGCGGAGCGTGGTGACACGGGACATCCGCTGCTCGGAGGACGAGAAGCTGTGCGACGCCAGCGCCCGGCCCCTGGCTGAGAAGAACTGCACGGGACCGCCCTGCGACCGGCAATGGACCGTCTCTGACTGGGGACCG TGCAGCGGCGGCTGCGGGCAGGGCAGGATGATCCGGCACGTGTACTGCAAAACCAGCGACGGGCGGGTGGTGCCGGAGTCGCAGTGCAACCTGGAGACGAAGCCACTGGCCATCCATCCCTGCGGGGACAAGAACTGCCCCTCACACTGGCTGGCGCAGGACTGGGAGCGG TGTAACACCACGTGTGGTCGGGGCGTGAAGAAGAGGATCGTGCTCTGCCTGGAGATCGTCAATGGGAAGATCAAGACCCGCAACCCCGCCGACTGCGATGTCGCCAAGAAGCCCGTGGAGGAGACGACGTGCTTCGAGCGGCCGTGCTTCAAGTGGTACACGACCCCCTGGTCAGAG tGCACCAAAACCTGTGGCATCGGCGTGAGGATGCGGGACGTGAAGTGCTACCAAGGGAAGGACATCGTCCGGGGCTGCGACCCGCTGGTGAAGCCAGTGGGCAAACAGACCTGtgacctccagccctgccccacagagcccccag ACGACAGCTGCCAGGACCAGGCGGGAACCAACTGTGCTTTGGCCATCAAAGTCAACCTGTGCAGCCACTGGTACTACAGCAAAGCCTGCTGCCGCTCCTGCCGCGCACCCCACTCctag
- the FAM163B gene encoding protein FAM163B yields MTAGTVVITGGILATVILLCIIAVLCYCRLQYYCCKKDESEEDEEEPDFAVHSHIPPLHCNRNVVLTNGPSLYASSPFGKKPTPSRPSCPGCVPYEPPTFFLQEPPEELHNGGDRVSYKTVSQEDLDLPVSVANLQALNPNRLSAMREAFSRSRSISTDV; encoded by the exons ATGACAGCCGGGACCGTGGTCATCACAGGTGGAATATTAGCAACTGTCATTTTACTTTGTATCATCGCCGTCCTCTGCTACTGTAGGCTCCAG TACTACTGCTGCAAGAAGGATGAGTCCGAAGAGGACGAGGAGGAGCCCGACTTCGCCGTGCACTCCCACATCCCGCCGCTCCACTGCAACCGCAACGTAGTCCTGACCAACGGCCCGTCCCTCTACGCCTCGTCACCCTTCGGCAAGAAGCCCACCCCGAGCCGGCCCAGCTGCCCCGGCTGCGTGCCCTATGAGCCCCCCACCTTCTTCCTGCAGGAGCCCCCCGAAGAGCTGCACAACGGGGGCGACCGGGTGAGCTACAAGACGGTGAGCCAGGAGGATCTCGATCTGCCGGTGAGCGTGGCCAACCTGCAGGCACTCAACCCCAACCGGCTCTCGGCCATGCGGGAAGCCTTCTCCCGCAGCCGCAGCATCAGCACCGACGTGTGA